Genomic window (Acidobacteriota bacterium):
GACCGAGAAGACCAGGCCGATGCGCGGCGCAAGGTGCAGGAGAACCGCGGCCACCGCGAGGAGCACGGCCGCGTCCCGCAGGCCCCGGCGCCATCGCGATCGGAGGGCGAGCGCTCCGGCGAAGGCCGCCGCGAGGCCGAGACCGGCGAACGCCGTCACCGGATGCCAGCCGTGAAGCCAAGCGGGATCGGCGACCGCGTGCGGGCGGTGGATCGATCCACCCCGGTGCGCGGCCACGAGCCTCGCCACGGCCAGGACCAGCAAGGCAGGCACGACGGGGCGCGCGGCCGGGTGCCGCGCCACGAGGGCTCCGAAAGCGAATGCGGCGCCTAACGTCAGCGAGGCGACGAGCAGCAGATCGCGGACCGCCGAAGCCGCTTCCGGGGAGACGAACGGCACGGGAAGGAGTGCGGCGGTGCTGCCGAGACGAAGGGCGAGCGCTGCGGCGAGGAGCGGAAGGAGGACCAGCCAAGGGGTCCGGACCCGCGAGTCGGCCGCCCGACTCCCCCAAGAAGCGCCGGCGAACGCCGAGACCCCGGCCGCGATCAGGCTCCCGGCGGGCGCGTGCGGCCACCAGCCGATCACGGCTGCGGCCGCGATCGCCGCCGCGAGTCCGGCCGCCCGGTCCGCGGCCCCATGCCGCGGTCTCCCGGTCATCCCGCCCTCCTCCGGTTCGCGGCCGCCGGACCGGGGGCGACGGGGACGATCCTTCCGCCGGCGCGGTCGGCGAGGAGAACGCGGGCGCCCGCTTCCGTCAGGATCCCGAGCTTCCGGGCGAGCGCGGGGACCGGACGCCCGCCTTCGGGGGGCGGGCGGAAGAGGATCCGCCGCCAGCCGGCCGGGGTCCGGGCCGGCGGGTGCGCGTCGGCGGCGGCGAGCACGACGAAACGGGAAGGATCGGCCGCCACCGTGCCGGCCACCTCCGCCATCCAGGCCTCGTCCGCGGCGGGGCCGACGATCACCACCGGATCTTCCGGCGAGAGGGAGGGATGTCCGAGAGCCGTCGAGAGGTCGCGTCCGCCCCGCTCCCGGAACGACGACGATCTGGCGATCGCGTCGCGCACCGCCTCGGGATCGCGCGAGGGATCGGGGCTCCCGTCGGCGGCGAAACGCGCGCCGGGGCCGAGCAGCCCGCCTTCGAGGAGGAGCAGCACCAGCGCCGCCGCCGGGGCGTCCTCCCGCCCCGCCGCGAGGAAGATCAGCGGAGCCCGCTCCGGCGACCGCGCGGGTTCAGGGACGCGCACCATCAGCTCGCGGGTGCGCGCATAGACCTTCCACAGGATGAACCGCGCCGGGTCCGAGCGCGTGTAGGTGCGCGAATCGACGCGGTCACCGGTCGGGCGGCCGAAGGGGTAGGGCATCAGGTCGGCGGAGGCGAGACAGGCCACGAGCTCGGCGGCGCTCAGGCGTCCGGGGTCGGGGAGGACGCGCACGCGCACGTCATCACGCGCCCGGAACCGGATGCGCCAGAACCCGAGGACATCCTCGGCGACCAGCTCCCGGACCGCCTCGGTGACGAGGGCGCGGTCCCGAAAGACGACCGTCTCCGCCAGGCCGCCGGGCACCCGCCGCAGCCGCGCCTCACCGGGAGGGACCCGCCAGGCGATCCGGATCGGCGCCGCCAGCGGCACCCACGCGTCGGGCCATCGCCGACCCGTCTCGGCCGGCCGCCCCTCCACCGCCCGAAGCGGCGCGAGCGCCTCCTTCCCTTTGGCCGCGTGCCGCCTCGCCAGGAGCCCCTGCGCCAGCGCAGCGAGGCCGGAGAGGACGAACAGCGCCAGGCCGCCGGCGCCGGCCGTCGCGAGCACGAAGTCCTGGAGGTGCCGCCCGGCCGCCAACGCGATGGCGGCGAGGGCCGCCGCCGCGACACCCGAGCCCGTGACCGGTGACCTTCCGGCGAGACCGAACGCTCGCGAGAACAGGGCCGCGGACGAATGCCGCAGGCGAGCCGACCGGGACGGCGCCATGGGGCAAGTCTAGTGCCTCCCCGCCGGAAGGACCGGGGCGGGCGGCTCCGATCCGCGCTAGAATCGCCCGCTTCCGACGGTTTACGGAGTCCGACGATGCGCCTGAACCGAGCCCGCGACCCGTTCCCCATCCGCGCCGCCGCCGCCCTCGCGGCCGCCGCTCTCCTTCTCCCGGCCGGGGGGTGCGGCAAGCGGCCGGAACCGACGCCGCTGCAGAAGCTCCGGCACATCCCGAGAGAACTCCCGGTCGTCCGCATCGGAGACGCGAAGATCTCCGCCTCCTGGTTGTTCAACTGGTGCGCCATGCAGGAGATCCAGATGACGGCCTCCGGGCCGTTCCAGGTCGACGAGTACTCGCTCATCGACGCGGGCCGGAAGCTGCTGACGAAGATGGTCGCCATCGCGCTGGAGGCCGAGCGACGCGGGCTCGAGGTTTCCGACGCCGAGGTGGAAGAGCAGCTCGCCAAGGAGATGGCCCGCTACGACTCGACGGAACAGTGGAGGAAGCAGCTCGAGGCGGCGGGACTGTCGGTGGACGAGCGCAAGGAGCAGATCAGGATGGAGCTGCTCTTCAACAAATACCGGGACGAGCTCGTCGCGCCCCGCGTGCGGAAGGAGAAGGCGACCCGGGAACTGGCGCGCAAGTTCTACGACATGCACCGCGACGACTTGTTCCGCGTGCCGCGGCGCATCCACCTGTTCCACCTCCTCCGGTCGGTCGCCAAGGACGCCCCGGAGGAGGAGCAGAAGCGCGAAAGGGAGATCATCGAGAAGGCCCGGCGCCGGATCGCCGGCGGGGAGGCCTTCGAGGACGTGGCCCGCGAGCTGTCCACCGATCCTTCCGCGATCAAGGGCGGCGATCTGGGCTGGATCACCCGGGACGCGCCGATGCTGCCCGAAGTGCGGGACGTGGTTCTCAAGCTCGACGAAGGGGAACTGAGCGAGATCGTCCGCAGCGCGCACGGGTTCCACCTTTTCCTGGCGAAGGAGGTGGAACCGGAACATGTGCGGCCGTTCGAGGAGGTCGAAAAGGACATCCGGGAGCGACTGTTCAAAGAAGCGCT
Coding sequences:
- a CDS encoding DUF58 domain-containing protein; the protein is MAPSRSARLRHSSAALFSRAFGLAGRSPVTGSGVAAAALAAIALAAGRHLQDFVLATAGAGGLALFVLSGLAALAQGLLARRHAAKGKEALAPLRAVEGRPAETGRRWPDAWVPLAAPIRIAWRVPPGEARLRRVPGGLAETVVFRDRALVTEAVRELVAEDVLGFWRIRFRARDDVRVRVLPDPGRLSAAELVACLASADLMPYPFGRPTGDRVDSRTYTRSDPARFILWKVYARTRELMVRVPEPARSPERAPLIFLAAGREDAPAAALVLLLLEGGLLGPGARFAADGSPDPSRDPEAVRDAIARSSSFRERGGRDLSTALGHPSLSPEDPVVIVGPAADEAWMAEVAGTVAADPSRFVVLAAADAHPPARTPAGWRRILFRPPPEGGRPVPALARKLGILTEAGARVLLADRAGGRIVPVAPGPAAANRRRAG